One window from the genome of Lentibacillus daqui encodes:
- a CDS encoding IS3 family transposase, protein MNIRWLCEIAQVSRSGYYAWFKQEEKRKEREKQDRTDFELILEVYQYRGYAKGSRSIYMRFLQTGIVMNRKKIQRLMNKYNLICPIRKPNPYKRMAKARQEHATKPNHLNRQFKAHGPKTVLLTDITYLYFGRGQKAYLSTIKDAFTNQILSYALSESLEVDFVLEMIEYLIEHHAIPKKQKTLIHSDQGVHYTSMQFQSLLNDKELRQSMSRRGNCWDNAPQESFFGHMKDDLGNLGYIITFSDLSIKIDDYMDYYNNERYQWGLAKLSPNQYAEFIKTGVYPLAHLVKTPDLPVVVPLKD, encoded by the coding sequence AGCGTGAGAAACAAGATCGCACTGATTTTGAATTGATTCTAGAAGTCTATCAATATCGCGGATATGCAAAGGGATCAAGAAGCATTTATATGCGCTTTCTTCAAACAGGAATCGTCATGAACCGCAAGAAGATTCAACGACTGATGAATAAATATAATCTCATATGTCCGATTAGGAAACCTAATCCTTACAAACGAATGGCAAAAGCCAGGCAAGAACATGCAACGAAGCCTAATCATTTAAATCGTCAATTTAAAGCTCATGGTCCCAAAACGGTCTTGCTTACGGATATTACCTATCTCTACTTTGGACGAGGTCAGAAAGCCTATTTATCTACCATAAAAGATGCGTTTACCAATCAAATTCTTTCTTATGCACTTAGTGAATCGTTAGAAGTGGATTTTGTTTTGGAAATGATTGAATACTTAATTGAACATCATGCGATTCCTAAAAAACAGAAAACCCTGATCCATTCCGACCAGGGCGTACACTACACTAGTATGCAATTTCAATCGCTACTGAATGATAAAGAATTACGGCAATCCATGTCACGCCGAGGGAATTGTTGGGACAATGCACCGCAAGAATCTTTCTTTGGTCACATGAAAGATGATTTAGGGAATCTTGGCTACATAATTACTTTTTCGGATCTTTCTATCAAAATTGATGACTATATGGATTACTACAACAACGAACGCTATCAATGGGGTCTCGCAAAGTTATCCCCCAATCAATATGCAGAATTCATTAAAACGGGAGTGTATCCTCTGGCTCATCTTGTGAAGACACCTGATCTTCCCGTTGTTGTTCCTCTAAAAGACTAA
- a CDS encoding M20 family metallo-hydrolase, with product MKQEKQLLLQEKLLESYNDGYDHDGVSGKRLASRLDQLAQIGLTDDNGSNRPGYSKEEKAAQKLVSDWMREAGLKVYWDGAGNVIGRLDGKNNKFPAIMSGSHLDSVPNGGHFDGTLGVLSSLEVVEAWNATGYQPEKPFEVIIFTDEEGSRFNGGLNGSEAMIGEGDMEEKLKQVDKDGMSFTEVLEDVGLNVDGYQAAQRNLDELEMFVELHIEQGKRLEKEQLPCGIVTGIAGPCWIEFTITGKAGHAGNTPMDDRNDALVAASQFIYEVNKIPQQVNNSAVATVGKQIVEPNGVNVIPGKVTFYVDIRDIQEDTRDEVVDRALALGEKIAEEHQVRVEHTVKMREMPIPIQKEAQDLLAQSVEENGIRPYRLPSGAGHDAAVIGRKIPVAMLFVQSKDGISHNPAEWSDLNDCVQGIHVLKNFLEKLQ from the coding sequence GTGAAACAAGAAAAGCAATTGTTACTGCAAGAAAAGTTGCTGGAAAGTTATAATGATGGTTATGATCATGATGGGGTTTCCGGTAAACGGCTGGCATCAAGACTGGATCAGCTTGCCCAAATCGGTTTAACTGATGACAATGGATCCAATCGTCCGGGATATTCCAAAGAAGAAAAAGCAGCACAAAAACTCGTATCTGACTGGATGCGGGAGGCAGGATTAAAAGTTTATTGGGATGGTGCCGGAAATGTGATTGGTCGATTGGATGGCAAAAATAATAAATTTCCAGCAATCATGAGTGGTTCCCATCTGGACAGTGTTCCCAATGGCGGGCATTTTGATGGAACTCTTGGTGTTTTATCATCCTTGGAAGTTGTCGAGGCTTGGAATGCTACTGGGTACCAGCCAGAAAAGCCTTTTGAAGTGATTATTTTTACCGACGAAGAAGGTTCACGGTTTAATGGTGGGTTAAACGGTAGTGAGGCGATGATCGGTGAAGGGGACATGGAAGAAAAATTAAAGCAGGTTGATAAAGACGGCATGAGCTTTACTGAAGTTCTGGAGGATGTTGGTCTGAATGTTGACGGCTATCAAGCGGCACAGCGTAACCTGGACGAATTGGAAATGTTTGTGGAATTACATATCGAACAAGGTAAACGCTTGGAAAAGGAACAGTTGCCATGCGGAATTGTAACAGGAATTGCCGGACCATGCTGGATAGAATTTACGATAACCGGTAAGGCAGGTCATGCGGGTAATACACCAATGGATGATCGGAATGATGCATTGGTTGCGGCTAGTCAATTTATTTATGAAGTAAACAAGATTCCACAACAAGTCAATAACTCGGCCGTCGCAACAGTTGGCAAACAAATAGTGGAACCAAATGGGGTAAATGTGATCCCTGGTAAGGTTACGTTTTATGTAGATATCCGTGATATTCAGGAAGATACAAGGGATGAAGTTGTGGATCGCGCATTAGCATTGGGTGAAAAAATTGCTGAGGAACACCAAGTCAGAGTAGAACACACGGTGAAAATGCGGGAAATGCCGATTCCGATTCAAAAAGAGGCACAAGACCTCTTAGCACAATCAGTCGAAGAAAACGGAATCCGGCCGTATCGTTTGCCAAGTGGGGCGGGTCATGATGCCGCGGTGATTGGCCGCAAGATACCTGTGGCAATGTTGTTTGTACAGAGCAAGGACGGGATTAGCCATAACCCGGCAGAATGGTCCGATTTGAATGATTGTGTGCAGGGAATTCATGTATTGAAAAATTTCCTGGAAAAACTGCAATAA
- a CDS encoding metal-dependent hydrolase family protein has product MGKQLIRNGLLIDGNGGEVQRDHVVVTDGERIAYVGPESDYRTTGDETVIDAQGGTILPGFIDSHVHMMMEYQSVAEKLATPFSFMYYKAAEYLKTTLHAGVTSVRDALGTDLGVKKAVEEGLIPGPRLQLSINALTITGGHGDGYTVSGNVLDILPSGYPGMPNGKCDGVEEVRKKTREMLRAGAEVIKVHATGGVLSATDHPEFTQFSLEELKTIVEEGHFRKGIKVMAHAQGAEGIKNAVKAGIHSIEHGIFIDDEAIELMLENGTYLVPTLLAPVAVLETADEVGMPVTAVQKSKEVIEQHRESFTKAYKAGVKIAMGTDAGVFKHGTNLRELGLMVDAGMTPMESIVASTKTAAECLGWDDKVGTLEQGKLADIVVVEGNPLEDIYSLANNDTIKTVIKNGQVEK; this is encoded by the coding sequence ATGGGAAAACAATTGATTAGAAATGGATTACTGATTGACGGAAATGGCGGGGAAGTACAGAGGGATCATGTCGTTGTTACGGATGGCGAACGAATTGCATATGTCGGACCGGAAAGTGATTATCGGACGACTGGAGATGAAACCGTGATTGATGCCCAAGGTGGTACTATTCTTCCCGGATTTATTGACTCACACGTGCATATGATGATGGAATATCAATCAGTAGCAGAAAAGTTGGCTACACCTTTTTCATTCATGTATTACAAAGCTGCAGAATATTTGAAAACCACGCTTCATGCCGGTGTTACATCTGTTCGTGATGCGCTCGGTACTGATTTGGGTGTAAAAAAAGCTGTAGAGGAAGGGTTAATTCCCGGTCCACGCTTGCAATTAAGTATTAATGCATTAACTATTACTGGTGGACACGGGGATGGCTATACGGTTTCCGGAAATGTGCTCGATATTTTACCGTCCGGCTATCCGGGAATGCCAAATGGGAAATGTGATGGTGTTGAGGAAGTACGGAAAAAGACGCGTGAAATGCTGCGTGCCGGTGCGGAAGTCATTAAGGTTCACGCAACCGGCGGGGTACTAAGTGCAACCGACCATCCGGAATTCACACAATTTTCTTTGGAAGAATTAAAGACGATTGTTGAGGAAGGTCATTTTCGAAAAGGTATTAAAGTCATGGCCCACGCCCAGGGTGCGGAAGGAATTAAAAATGCAGTGAAAGCCGGCATTCATTCGATTGAACATGGTATTTTCATAGATGATGAGGCCATTGAATTAATGCTTGAAAACGGTACGTACCTGGTTCCAACTTTGCTTGCACCTGTGGCTGTATTGGAAACAGCCGATGAAGTGGGCATGCCGGTAACCGCTGTGCAAAAATCCAAGGAGGTCATCGAACAGCATCGGGAAAGTTTCACAAAAGCCTATAAAGCTGGTGTTAAGATCGCCATGGGTACCGATGCTGGTGTCTTCAAGCATGGAACAAACTTGCGCGAACTTGGCTTGATGGTTGATGCCGGTATGACCCCAATGGAATCAATTGTTGCCTCCACCAAAACAGCTGCGGAATGTTTAGGCTGGGATGATAAAGTAGGTACCCTTGAACAAGGAAAGCTGGCTGATATTGTTGTTGTAGAAGGTAATCCGTTAGAAGATATTTATTCACTAGCCAATAACGACACTATAAAAACTGTCATAAAAAATGGGCAAGTGGAGAAATAA
- a CDS encoding CBO0543 family protein has product MLFSKVNEMIEREREFIELGKQYFFEQVLFSYQWWLLVCITVGMWILWFILVDRKHMPPILFVGMFSSLIAFSLDNIGRSLHLWFYPYQLTFFSWEFLPVDLAIIPVCYMILYQYIRPWLLYLPILVILALLAAFIVEPLFVLADLYRLIHWKHVFSLPFYIIIGVVLKWVADRV; this is encoded by the coding sequence ATGTTGTTTTCGAAAGTGAATGAGATGATTGAACGAGAAAGAGAGTTCATTGAATTGGGAAAACAATATTTTTTTGAACAAGTGCTGTTTTCCTATCAGTGGTGGCTACTTGTCTGTATAACAGTAGGCATGTGGATATTATGGTTCATATTGGTCGATAGAAAACACATGCCACCGATCTTGTTTGTAGGAATGTTTTCCAGTTTAATTGCTTTTTCTCTGGATAATATTGGCCGATCGCTCCATTTGTGGTTTTATCCCTATCAATTAACATTCTTTTCATGGGAGTTTCTACCAGTTGATTTGGCAATCATTCCGGTATGTTATATGATTTTATATCAGTATATAAGGCCATGGTTATTATATTTGCCCATCCTGGTGATATTGGCCTTATTGGCTGCCTTCATTGTGGAGCCACTGTTCGTACTTGCGGATTTATATAGATTAATTCACTGGAAGCACGTATTCTCTTTACCCTTTTACATAATAATCGGCGTGGTGTTGAAATGGGTAGCGGACCGTGTATAG
- a CDS encoding CocE/NonD family hydrolase: protein MHKDMMVEKDVACKLSDGTILRADIYRPDDQLTHPVLMLRLPYDKTVKRYYDEYVRVPRMVEAGYVVILQDVRGRFASEGEFYPFINEGKDGYEAVEWAARLPYANGKVGLFGMSYHGYTQLAAAAEMPPSLKAIAPVMTMADPWQDLLGGASLASSSANFQTWTLGSIVHDQLQRRHDPKADRALELIEQLPELLQERPANDWWPMKELDPESFYFEVMDGELPAEQIANMSVKEQLKDVTIPALFMGGWYDALLSSTLAAYHAYNGPRMLWIGPWTHEEMTGHAGEKFFSNAETNIGVDQIQDPTEIHIKWFDKWLKDKPMPIEKPVHLYLMGQEKWAAFDVWPPTTEQRVLYLDSKGHAQTRDGDGRLSTVPANQETLASLRLDPDNPVPTRGGGALIAGYESGVFAIGDIQDRGDVLVYTATAQEDALSILGTVRASIWVSAATPLTDLAVRLSDVAPNGEVINIIDAFHRQQTNTIGEPACMDLTIGHTAYLLQAGHQLRLDIAASNSPLYDVNLNNGQTTKTAIHGKVAYEHVYHGGSRSSKIILPIVNK, encoded by the coding sequence ATGCATAAAGATATGATGGTAGAAAAAGATGTTGCTTGTAAACTAAGTGATGGCACGATATTACGGGCAGATATTTACCGTCCAGATGATCAACTAACCCATCCGGTGCTGATGCTGCGTTTGCCATACGATAAAACGGTAAAGCGTTATTACGATGAATATGTGCGTGTGCCACGGATGGTTGAAGCCGGATATGTTGTGATTTTGCAGGATGTTCGCGGACGTTTTGCCTCAGAAGGAGAGTTTTATCCATTTATTAATGAAGGAAAAGATGGATATGAAGCGGTCGAATGGGCAGCCCGATTACCGTATGCCAATGGAAAGGTTGGTTTGTTTGGTATGTCATATCATGGTTATACGCAACTGGCTGCAGCGGCGGAAATGCCACCTTCTTTAAAAGCGATTGCGCCAGTGATGACGATGGCGGATCCATGGCAAGATTTACTCGGCGGCGCATCACTGGCAAGCAGTTCCGCCAATTTCCAGACATGGACGCTTGGCTCGATTGTCCATGATCAATTGCAACGTCGCCATGATCCAAAGGCGGACAGAGCATTGGAATTGATCGAGCAGCTGCCTGAGTTGTTACAGGAACGGCCTGCAAATGATTGGTGGCCGATGAAAGAGCTCGACCCGGAATCCTTTTATTTTGAGGTGATGGACGGGGAATTGCCTGCTGAACAGATCGCAAACATGTCTGTAAAGGAGCAATTAAAGGACGTCACGATCCCCGCTTTGTTTATGGGGGGATGGTATGATGCGTTACTTTCATCGACATTAGCAGCTTATCATGCTTACAATGGACCACGTATGTTATGGATCGGGCCGTGGACACATGAAGAAATGACCGGACATGCAGGAGAGAAATTTTTCAGCAATGCCGAGACCAATATCGGGGTCGATCAGATACAAGATCCGACTGAAATTCATATAAAATGGTTTGACAAATGGTTAAAAGATAAGCCAATGCCAATCGAAAAACCGGTTCATCTTTATTTGATGGGACAGGAGAAATGGGCAGCCTTTGATGTCTGGCCACCGACAACAGAGCAAAGAGTATTGTATCTGGATAGTAAAGGTCATGCGCAAACCCGAGATGGGGATGGTCGCTTATCTACGGTTCCAGCAAATCAGGAGACATTGGCGTCTTTACGATTGGATCCAGACAATCCAGTGCCAACGAGGGGTGGCGGTGCGCTGATTGCCGGTTATGAATCTGGTGTGTTTGCGATTGGTGACATTCAGGATCGTGGAGATGTGCTTGTCTATACCGCGACAGCACAAGAGGATGCACTCTCTATTCTGGGAACAGTTCGCGCATCGATTTGGGTTTCCGCTGCCACGCCGTTAACCGATTTGGCGGTACGGTTGTCAGATGTAGCTCCAAATGGAGAAGTGATCAATATTATAGATGCTTTTCATAGACAACAAACAAACACCATTGGCGAACCAGCCTGTATGGACTTAACCATCGGACACACCGCTTATTTGCTACAGGCTGGACATCAATTACGTTTGGATATCGCAGCGAGCAATTCCCCGCTTTACGATGTGAATCTAAACAATGGCCAAACCACAAAAACCGCGATTCATGGTAAGGTGGCCTATGAGCATGTTTATCATGGCGGATCACGATCATCGAAAATTATTCTGCCGATTGTAAATAAGTGA
- a CDS encoding ABC transporter permease — protein sequence METLSQFIDFMSNNTGYVWEEFYRHFLMAAYGVLFAAIFSIPLGILIAKYGKLSNWVLAIGSIIQTIPALGALAVVMIVLGLGTNTVIVTLMFYSILPITQNTYVGMKNVDKTVVEAGFASGMTRFQLLRMVELPLAISVIMAGLRTALVVGIGIAAVGAFVGAGGLGTIIIRGTNATDGTALIFAGAIPTALMAIICDLVLGWIERRLDPVKSSKTQTT from the coding sequence ATGGAGACGCTTAGTCAATTCATCGATTTTATGAGCAATAACACTGGCTATGTTTGGGAAGAATTTTACCGTCACTTTTTAATGGCGGCATATGGGGTGTTGTTTGCTGCCATATTCTCGATTCCCCTTGGCATTCTGATTGCGAAATATGGAAAGCTGAGTAACTGGGTATTGGCAATTGGCAGTATTATCCAGACTATCCCGGCGTTGGGTGCACTTGCCGTGGTGATGATTGTCCTTGGTCTTGGTACGAATACAGTCATTGTCACATTAATGTTCTATTCCATCCTGCCCATTACGCAAAATACGTACGTTGGGATGAAAAATGTAGATAAAACAGTCGTTGAAGCAGGATTTGCATCTGGAATGACCCGATTTCAATTATTACGGATGGTCGAATTGCCACTTGCGATTAGTGTGATCATGGCTGGACTCAGAACGGCATTGGTTGTTGGAATCGGGATCGCTGCGGTTGGTGCATTTGTCGGTGCCGGTGGTCTGGGTACAATTATTATTCGGGGAACAAACGCAACAGATGGCACTGCCCTAATTTTTGCCGGAGCCATTCCTACCGCACTAATGGCAATTATTTGCGATTTGGTGTTGGGTTGGATTGAACGCCGACTTGACCCGGTCAAATCATCAAAAACCCAAACCACTTAA
- a CDS encoding osmoprotectant ABC transporter substrate-binding protein — protein sequence MKKRMVKILGAILVLFLISGCSLPGLASTTKQTVKIGTLATSESEIMANMLALMIERETDLDTELVTDLGSSIVQHQGMMRGDLDITSTRYTGTDISGALGMDPVTDPDKARKIVRREFPKQFDQTWEDSYGFENSYSVAVTEKFAEEHDIETVSDLEPYADELRFGVDNAWVNRKGDGYDGFKQTYFPFNEVYPMNTGLVYQAAASGHMDVVLAYSSDGRIKEFDLKVLKDDKHFFPPYDGSPVIRNDVLEKYPQLENITKKLAGTISTEKMQELNYQADVELTSPKEVAKQFLEENNYFEAKKEGN from the coding sequence TTGAAGAAAAGAATGGTAAAAATATTGGGTGCCATTTTGGTGCTATTTCTGATATCGGGTTGTTCTTTACCCGGTCTTGCCAGTACCACCAAACAAACGGTGAAGATTGGTACCTTGGCAACATCAGAATCAGAAATCATGGCAAATATGCTGGCATTGATGATTGAACGAGAAACGGATTTGGATACGGAGCTTGTAACTGACCTGGGATCATCAATTGTCCAGCACCAAGGAATGATGCGCGGTGATCTTGATATTACCTCAACCCGCTATACAGGTACAGATATCTCCGGTGCATTGGGCATGGATCCTGTCACCGACCCGGACAAGGCGAGGAAAATCGTCAGACGGGAATTTCCGAAACAGTTTGATCAAACATGGGAGGACTCCTATGGATTTGAGAATAGTTATTCTGTAGCTGTAACCGAGAAATTCGCCGAAGAACACGACATTGAAACGGTGTCTGATCTAGAACCGTATGCCGATGAGTTGCGATTCGGTGTGGACAATGCCTGGGTCAACCGAAAAGGGGATGGGTATGATGGGTTTAAGCAGACCTACTTCCCATTTAATGAGGTATATCCGATGAACACTGGACTTGTTTACCAAGCAGCGGCAAGTGGCCATATGGATGTGGTGCTTGCATACTCGTCAGATGGCCGAATCAAGGAGTTTGATCTGAAGGTGTTGAAAGATGATAAACACTTCTTCCCACCGTATGATGGATCACCGGTTATTCGCAATGATGTATTGGAAAAATATCCACAATTGGAAAACATCACAAAAAAACTAGCGGGAACCATTTCAACGGAAAAAATGCAAGAGTTAAACTATCAAGCGGACGTGGAATTAACGAGTCCAAAAGAAGTAGCCAAACAGTTTTTGGAGGAAAACAATTATTTCGAGGCTAAGAAGGAGGGGAACTAA
- a CDS encoding ABC transporter permease has translation MAEFFTAHGNELIIKTWEHLYISLAAILLGIVVAVPLGVLFSRMPKVADKLISFVGILQTIPSLAILAFFIPLIGVGKFPAIIALFFYSLLPILRNTYIGVRDVDGSVKEAGKGMGMSGWQSIYKIELPLALPVIMAGVRLSTVYLIGWATLAAFIGGGGLGDFIFDGLNLYQPSLIIAGTVPATILALIADQLLALIENRLTPSGYKETSEAA, from the coding sequence GAGTTGATCATAAAAACTTGGGAACATTTGTATATTTCATTAGCTGCGATTCTGCTTGGGATTGTTGTGGCTGTTCCACTTGGGGTTTTATTTTCCCGAATGCCCAAAGTAGCTGACAAGTTGATTTCATTCGTTGGTATTTTACAAACGATACCAAGCCTGGCTATTTTGGCCTTCTTTATTCCATTGATAGGTGTAGGTAAATTTCCTGCAATCATTGCCCTGTTTTTCTATTCATTACTACCGATTTTACGCAACACGTATATCGGGGTACGCGACGTTGATGGTAGTGTCAAAGAAGCCGGGAAAGGAATGGGCATGAGCGGCTGGCAATCGATTTATAAAATAGAATTACCACTAGCTTTGCCGGTGATTATGGCCGGTGTTCGTTTATCGACCGTTTATTTGATCGGCTGGGCAACGCTTGCTGCATTTATTGGCGGCGGTGGTCTTGGTGACTTTATTTTTGACGGACTAAATCTATATCAACCTTCTTTAATCATTGCAGGTACGGTTCCAGCAACGATTCTTGCTTTAATTGCGGATCAGTTGCTTGCCCTGATTGAGAATCGATTAACGCCAAGTGGCTATAAAGAAACGTCTGAAGCAGCGTAA